From a single Solanum dulcamara chromosome 4, daSolDulc1.2, whole genome shotgun sequence genomic region:
- the LOC129885022 gene encoding WUSCHEL-related homeobox 11-like — translation MEDEVQDSTSSNSPCERNQPVRSRWNPKPEQILILESIFNSGMVNPPKDETVRIRKILEQFGAVGDANVFYWFQNRRSRSRRRQRQIQATPSAATDSSGGGGEQSATSSRSGAIQLDPTTANFCPSSVFFPMTAPSNYLVLGSSSSSSSSSSSCGGVVGNANDGLIPFSNQMGLPEIEQNSSVTSILCSPTDDPNLHYQTGFITVFINGLATELPRGPLDMKAMFGPENLVLYHSSGLPLPVNEFGFIVQSLQHGESYFLVSYH, via the exons ATGGAAGATGAAGTGCAGGACTCTACCTCGTCAAACTCGCCTTGTGAAAGAAACCAACCAGTGAGATCAAGGTGGAACCCAAAGCCGGAACAAATCCTAATACTTGAGTCCATCTTCAATAGTGGGATGGTAAATCCACCAAAAGACGAAACAGTGAGAATCCGGAAAATCCTGGAGCAGTTTGGCGCCGTTGGAGATGCAAATGTCTTCTATTGGTTCCAAAACCGCCGGTCAAGGTCTCGCCGTCGTCAGCGACAAATTCAAGCGACCCCTAGTGCTGCCACCGACAGTAGTGGAGGTGGAGGAGAACAATCAGCAACATCTAGTAGAAGCGGTGCAATTCAGCTTGACCCTACTACTGCAAATTTTTGCCCCTCATCTGTTTTTTTCCCTATGACTGCACCTTCCAATTATCTTGTTCTTggttcctcttcctcctcctcttcttcgtcttcttctTGTGGAGGAGTTGTGGGAAATGCAAATGATGGCCTCATACCCTTTTCTAATCAAATGGGTCTTCCGGAAATTGAGCAAAACTCTTCTGTCACTTCAATTTTGTGCTCACCAACAGACGATCCCAACTTGCACTACCAAACCG GGTTCATCACAGTTTTTATTAATGGATTAGCAACTGAGCTGCCCAGAGGGCCACTTGACATGAAAGCTATGTTCGGTCCAGAAAACTTAGTCTTGTATCATTCCTCTGGGTTGCCACTCCCAGTTAATGAATTTGGTTTTATTGTTCAGAGTTTGCAGCATGGTGAAAGCTACTTCCTGGTAAGCTACCATTAA